The following are encoded together in the Actinoplanes sp. N902-109 genome:
- a CDS encoding dihydrolipoamide acetyltransferase family protein, with protein MSRIKDFNLPDLGEGLTEGEILTWLVSVGDTIELNQPIVEVETAKAAVEIPAKWAGKIAKIHVEAGTTVEVGAPIVSIDTDPSAGDLPSPPVGDLPSSLPAPSAESLAAVEIAPEEGAVEPGLIGGPAPGGRTAVLVGYGPKSVTAKRRPRLGTTTAAQPAVESPARALAKPPVRKLAKDLGVDLLSLVGTGPLGSITRDDVRSAVATPAAAPAVVDAPPVVSLDGSREQRIPIKGVRKLTAQNMVTSAFTAPHVTEFLTVDVTRTMKTLEKLKARPEFRDVRLSPLLFVAKAALVAIKRHPLVNSTWSGATNEIVVKDYVNLGIAAATERGLIVPNVKDAGQLTLRELADALNGLVEVAKSGKTPPSDMAGGTFSISNVGVFGVDTGTPILPPGESAILAFGVIRPTPWVHKGKIKIRQVTTLGLSFDHRIIDGELGSRFLRDIGRFLEHPTDALLAWT; from the coding sequence ATGTCGCGGATCAAGGACTTCAACCTGCCCGACCTGGGCGAGGGGCTGACCGAGGGCGAGATCCTCACCTGGCTGGTCAGCGTGGGCGACACCATCGAGCTCAACCAGCCGATCGTCGAGGTCGAGACGGCCAAGGCCGCGGTGGAGATCCCGGCCAAGTGGGCGGGCAAGATCGCGAAGATCCACGTCGAGGCCGGTACGACGGTCGAGGTGGGCGCGCCCATCGTCTCGATCGACACCGACCCGTCGGCCGGCGACCTGCCGTCCCCGCCGGTCGGCGACCTGCCGTCGTCGCTGCCGGCACCCTCGGCCGAGTCGCTGGCGGCCGTCGAGATCGCGCCCGAGGAAGGCGCGGTCGAGCCCGGCCTGATCGGTGGTCCCGCGCCGGGCGGCCGCACGGCCGTGCTCGTCGGCTACGGGCCCAAGAGCGTCACTGCCAAACGCCGGCCCCGCTTGGGTACGACCACAGCAGCGCAGCCCGCGGTCGAGTCCCCGGCCCGGGCGCTGGCGAAACCGCCGGTGCGCAAGCTGGCCAAGGACCTCGGCGTCGATCTGCTCTCGCTGGTGGGCACCGGCCCGCTCGGCTCGATCACGCGCGACGATGTGCGCTCGGCGGTGGCCACGCCCGCGGCTGCGCCCGCTGTGGTCGATGCGCCTCCGGTGGTCAGCCTCGACGGTTCCCGGGAGCAGCGGATCCCGATCAAGGGCGTCCGCAAGCTCACCGCGCAGAACATGGTCACGTCGGCGTTCACCGCGCCGCACGTCACGGAGTTCCTGACCGTCGACGTGACGCGGACGATGAAGACGCTGGAGAAGTTGAAGGCCCGCCCGGAGTTCCGGGACGTCCGGCTGTCCCCGTTGCTGTTCGTTGCCAAGGCCGCACTCGTCGCCATCAAGCGGCACCCGCTGGTCAACTCCACCTGGTCCGGGGCGACGAACGAGATCGTGGTCAAGGACTACGTCAACCTCGGCATCGCGGCGGCAACCGAGCGCGGCCTCATCGTGCCGAACGTCAAGGATGCCGGCCAGCTGACCCTGCGGGAGCTCGCCGACGCCCTCAACGGGCTGGTGGAGGTGGCCAAGTCGGGCAAGACGCCGCCGTCCGACATGGCCGGTGGCACGTTCTCGATCTCCAACGTCGGCGTGTTCGGGGTCGACACCGGCACCCCGATCCTGCCGCCGGGCGAGTCGGCGATCCTGGCGTTCGGGGTGATCCGCCCGACCCCGTGGGTCCACAAGGGAAAGATCAAGATCCGCCAGGTCACCACGCTGGGCCTTTCCTTCGACCACCGGATCATCGATGGCGAACTGGGGTCCAGGTTCCTGCGCGACATCGGGCGCTTCCTCGAGCACCCCACCGACGCTCTACTGGCTTGGACCTGA